In one Halorubrum sp. CBA1229 genomic region, the following are encoded:
- a CDS encoding GNAT family N-acetyltransferase encodes MRRVSPPTEPPDDIAIAPAGPDDRLDALRVLDAAMLETDPGVVDAAIDAGDALVARFKRTDAVVGALVATRPEPDRLHVDAVAVRRARRGRRIGSALVAAAVRRAERDPALAVVTAAFDADLRAFYADLGFAVRPAGRPSERGVADATGADDEDRLWGRVVVDRSSP; translated from the coding sequence TTGCGACGCGTGAGCCCACCGACGGAGCCGCCCGACGATATCGCGATAGCGCCCGCCGGGCCCGACGACCGGCTCGACGCCCTCCGCGTGCTCGACGCCGCCATGCTGGAGACGGACCCCGGGGTCGTCGACGCCGCGATCGACGCCGGCGACGCGCTGGTCGCCCGATTTAAAAGAACGGACGCGGTCGTCGGCGCGCTGGTCGCGACGCGCCCCGAGCCGGACCGGCTCCACGTCGACGCCGTGGCCGTCCGGCGGGCCCGTCGCGGGCGCCGCATCGGCTCCGCGCTGGTCGCCGCGGCGGTGCGGCGCGCGGAGCGCGACCCCGCGCTCGCGGTCGTCACCGCGGCGTTCGACGCCGACCTGCGGGCGTTCTACGCGGACCTCGGATTCGCGGTCCGACCGGCCGGACGCCCGAGCGAGCGAGGAGTCGCCGACGCGACCGGCGCCGACGACGAGGACCGCCTGTGGGGCCGCGTGGTGGTGGACCGCTCGTCGCCGTGA